In Pseudorasbora parva isolate DD20220531a chromosome 1, ASM2467924v1, whole genome shotgun sequence, the DNA window CTTCCTAGTTACTTTttaatgaaaacaaaataaaaatacctgaatcaatttttaaataaaaataaactgctAATAGAAACGAATGGCAAGTGGCATCAAATCTAGTCAAGATTTTTCGCTAGAAAAACCAGCATATTTACTTTGTCTGGCTTTAACAGGGCACGTTGTGGACCGACAACTTTACCTGCGGTGCTGAAAACCCGCTCCGATAGTGTGCTTGTGGCACAGACGCACAGGTACTTTCGTGCCACTCGCGACATTTGGGGAAAGCGCCCGGCAGCATTTTTCCACCAGAGAAGTGGGTCCTCGTCTCCTTGAGTAACTGGCTCCAAACAGTAGGCTGTTATTTCAGCTCCGACTCGGTCCTCTACGGTGCCGATGCCGACGGGACCTGCCATTGCATCGGCTTTTTTTTGCAGCATACTTCCCAGAGTCATCTTTTTTCATGAGGGTTCGGGTTGCGCCTCTCCCTCTTCCACTCTGATGGCCACTGGACTTGCTGTCTCGAAGCTCACGATCTCAGCCTGTAATTCAGCCTTGGTCTCAGCCAATGCGTTGTCATCCGTCTCATATCCTCCACGGTAACGAGGGTCGAGGAAAGTGCATTTTCGCATTAGTTTGCGTGATGAATCGGATTCGTACTTGGCCTCCAGCTTTGTTAAAATTCCAGTTTTTATTGACTTTGTTAGCTGGAGGTCATTTTCTGACGCAGCCAACACATTGTCCCTGCAGAGCTGTAGTATGGGGAGGATACAGGAACTGGTCACATAATTTTCTCCTGACAAAATATCAGTAAAGTCACCGACTGGTTTCAGTGCTTCGTGAACAGCTTTCAAGACGTCCATGTCCTGCCAGGTCAGGGACAAGCTGCTCCTTCTGTCATCAGACAGGACGTGTCTGATCGCTTGGGCCTGCTCGAGGATGCGCTCCACCATTGCCAGTTTGGAGCCCCAGCGAGTTGCGCAGTCCTGCCGATGGAtggataaattaattaattaatgaatgatGAATAAACGATTCAATGAATAAATAGGCCTAAATAaaccaattaattaataaagAGGCATACATAAACGAATGAATGAATAGGCCTAAATAAACGAAATTCGTTTATTTAGGCCTATTTATTCATTAGTTCGTTtaacgaatgaatgaatgtattggcctaaaatgaatgaatgaataggcctaaataaacgaatgaatgaataaatagacCTAAATaaacgaatgaatgaataaataagtaAGCCCATTAATGTATATTATTCCATTTGGTCAaattttttaaacttttgaatTTTAAACAAGTACCTTATGCGCATCaatcctgcatttatttgataaaaaataaaaatggttttctattttaatataggctacttttaaatataatttatttaggcTATGTGAtgcaaatgtatatatatatatacattttatgctTACCGTTATGAGACTGTGGTTTGGGAGTCCCAAGTCCACTTGCTTCttgtggagttcatgcttaCGTTGCCAGCTGTGTGAAAAGGCCCCGACAATATTACGGCATAGTCCGAGAGCGCGCTCGGTTTTTTGCCTCTGGTCATGCAATGCATTTGTGACAGCCAAGTTTAGATTGTGACCGAAGCAGTTAAGCCACGGCCAATGCAGGGACCTGATTGCGGCATGAATGTTGGCAGCGTTGTCAGTGGTTATagctgaaagtttttttttgtctagttGCCATTCCTGAAGTGCAGCTCTGAGCGCAGCAGCAAGATTGTCCGCCGTATGACTCTCGGGAAAATACGTAGTTTGGAGGCATTTGGATTCAAGTTTCCAGTCAGGTGTAATAGTGTGGACTGTCAGGGACATATATGGTGTCATGTTAACTGACGACCACATGTCAGTTGTTAAGGAATAACTGTCTGCCGCTGTTAGCAGCACTTGAATATTGTCTCTAACCTTACTATATAAATGTGGGACGGCTGTTTGTGAGAAATGTTTCCGTCCAGGCAGGTCGTACTGGGCATCTAGGACCTTTACCATATCCTTAAAGGACTTTTTTTCCACTGTGTGGAAAGAGACCATTTCCTTCGCCAAGTATTTTGTCACTGCATCAGTACAGGTTTTCCAACGGACGCTGTCCCTTTTGTACTTTGTTGTTTTCCCGAAGGCCCCCATTATCGTCGGCTGCGTACTGGCAGTCGACCTAGATGTTGTTGGTCCTGCATCGTGAGCCGGTAAAACTGTTGCACTGAGTGAACTCGGGTCCATTCTCGCAGCAGTGAGTGGATGGTGGATTCTTATATGCGACCTTAGGTTCGAGGTATTTCCATCTCTCGCGGTCACCTTTTTGTggcacaatttgcaaattgcctcGTCCGTATTTACCACCTCTCCTTTCTCGTTAGGTCGAAACCCGAAatactgccaaactgctgaagttGTATTCTTTTTCGCGACCAGATCACTCGGTGCGCTACTCGCCATCTTTCCCGCGCTCTCTGTCATTTTCGCGCCTCCACGCTGTCACGTGATGACAAGCACGCATTTTTATGACGGTATAAcggtattgaaactgataccgttgctatttttagatcccgcggtataccatattaccgtattaccgcccaagcctattttgcaaaaaccaataacttttgcttgtctagtaaatacttcttgttgtaagaatttttagatgtttggactaaaaacaagacaaaaatgctaagtaagaaaagcatttttcgctttggataaaagcatcagctaaatgcataaatgtaaatacatgtATTTGTGTCCTTAGGCACATGGCCACACACTCGCCTGAGAAGACCCACAAGTGCAGCTACTGCGAAAAGATGTTCCACCGTAAAGATCACCTGAAGAACCACCTGCACACTCACGATCCTAATAAAGAGGCTTTCAGCTGCGGCGAATGTGGCAAAAGCTACAACACCAAACTAGGCTTCCGAAGGCATCAAGCCCTTCATGCGGCTCACCGCGGAGACCTCACCTGCCAGGTGTGTCTGCAGCCGTACCCAAGCACACCTGTGCTTCTGGAGCACCTGCGCGGACACGCCGGGAAAAGCGCAACTGCGACTAAAGAGAAGCGGCATCAATGCGATCAATGCGAGCGCCGCTTTTACACCCGTAAGGATGTGCGGCGCCATCTGGTGGTGCATACGGGACGCAAAGACTTCCTGTGCCAGTATTGCGCTCAGCGTTTCGGACGCAAGGACCATCTGACCCGGCATGTGAAGAAAAGCCACGCTCACGAACTCCTGCGTGTTAAAGCGGAGCCGGTCGATTTAATGGAGTCCCAATCTTCATCCGGCCCACTTTCCCTAAGGTTTCCACTTGGGCACGCTTCATACTCTCCTCCTTTAAGAGCGGAGCTGGAAAGCTATCTCCTCGAGCTACAGGCTGAAGATACGCCCAAGCTGAACGCATCCGCCTCGGGGACTGCAGAGGCCACGCAATCACTCGACTTTCTCTCGCCGCTGTTTAATTTCGTGCCTTATAACCAGGGGGCGGTAGTGGGTGGGGCTTACAACCCGGAGGAGGGGCTTCTGGCCACGCCTCTTCACGATACACAAGAGCCTCTTGCAATCTCACAAAGCAACCCGAGTTACACACATCCTCCATCTCTCAATACAACCACCACCCTGCCTCGCTTTCACCAAGCCTTCCAGTAGCCCaaacttaaaggaactgtatgtaagaaatgtatttcaattaatcctaaaatggccctgatatgtcactagacattacgaaatcatgttaatttcagtagtcaacagtagtccggccaggatattgtcattataaagttgttgttgcagctcaactgatgttgatgttgagatgttgtgttttggcctgaagctccgccctccacctatcgaccaatcacggagtcagtagtgtttggggttgccagatctgctctagttaccacagctgcagatctacaaacgttcctgctgatcctgcagccaatctggcaacctcgagtcagggggaggcgGAGGGGGATagaccgctctacagtcatctgaaagggattgcagtaccagttttggccacaatcttacatacacttcctttaaagcaCTTATTATTGGCAACTTAGCTCTTaaaggggttagttcacccaaaaaagtaaattgtgtgattaattcctcctgtggttggccagccgtcagacccccgttcatcttcacacacagatgaagatattagtgttgaaatccgatggctcagaaaggccttcattgacaccaatgtcatttcctctctcaagacccataaaggcactaaagacgtcgttacaaagcccatctcactacagcggctctacaatcattgatgaagaggccagaatagagttagtgcgcaaaaaacactaaataacgacttatatagtgatggccgatttcagaacaaagcttcgaaccgttatgactcagtgaatcgattcgtgattcagatcgccaaagtctcgttatttagtgtttttgcgcactaactctattctggcctcttcatcaatgattgtagagccgctgtagtgagatgggctttgtaacgacgtctttagtgcctttatgggtcttgagagaggaaatgacattggtgtcaatgaaggcctttctgagccatcggatttcaacactaatatcttcatctgtgtgtgaagatgagcggaggtctgacggctggccaaccacaggaggaattaatcacacaatttacatttctggctgaactaaccctttagtcAAATACGAAGTCTGCAACAAATCACCGCATTTGGAAGGAACGTTCAAGAGATTCGCGACGCATTAGTCGTTCCAGAAGTGTTTACTGTCACTGAACATTCAGAAGCTCAGTTTTTGCGGTGACGTTTAGCTCACACTTTATCTAATGTTGTTTCCATCTCTTAGTTTGTTGTATGGCTCATGAACTGCGTTTTTAGTGACCATGTCACAACTATTTACAGCCAAAGGCAACCAAAACCTTCATAGCTATAGAGAGGAAGGCTCATctcgttttgttttttgatggCTGTTTGCCTTCATGCTGCTGCTCGTTGTAAGGGCCTCAAAGGACACCAGCGCAGGAATGCTTCACAATTCACACCAACAAAGGGAAAGAAGGACGaagaatcacacacacacacacacacacacacacacacacacacactcgaatCCTTTCTCTCACTTACTTTACTCAACCTCATCCACCAGAATGCTGGCTGTTGCACTGATCAAGGCTAACGATGAATGCTTATAAAACTCCATGATACAATCATATTGACTTCTCTCTGAACATAAGCTGAAGATCTCTGAGTCAAATGAAGGTTTTTCTCATTGACGGCGATTTGCAACGCACCCGGTTGTCATTCGTTTCCCAATGAGATTTGGCAATTTGAGAGACTCGACGTTACGCAAACGGCCAGTGATGTGTCGGCTACTAATGGGAGTCCAGAATCAGTCCCAGAATGCAACAGTTGAGTAGGAATGTCtgtacacactgcaaaaaaatgctcttcttactcagtatttttgtcttgtttctagtcaaaacatctaaacattcttacaacaagaaatatttactagacaagcaaaagtaattgtcttgttttgggaaaaataactcaaaatgaagagagtttttgcttaaaataagataaataatctgccaatggggtgagaaaaataatcttaattcaaacagaaaacaagattatttttctcaccccattggcagattatttatcttattttaagcaaaaactctcttcattttgagttattttccccaaaacaagacaattacttttgcttgtctagtaaatatttcttgttgtaagaatgtttagatgtttgaacTAGAAACAAGatgtaagaaaagcattttttccagTGTTGGGGATAACGCTTTACAAGTAACTTGACTTATGTAATCGGATTACGTTTTTAAAGTAacaagtaacgcattacttttaaatttacaactcTCTAAGTTACAAATATCAAGTTACTTTTCCGCCGCATTTATTGACCTTTACTGTACAGGCatgaatttgcatttccttcaACCTGAGGCTTATTTAATTCACTTTTTAATGTGAAAAGGCCtttacatttgccaaaaatataactttttttgttataacaaacaagcccagcccaggtgagaaaaagtaacgtaaaaagtaactaagtaacacaattagttacttttttttaggaagtaacgcattacttttaaaagtaacttgacgtatgtaatcggattacttttttaaagtaacaagTAACCCGTTACAAATATCAAGTTACTCTTCCCCCACTTTTATTGACCTCTACTGTACAGAagtaaatttgttttttgttataacaaacaagcccagcccaggtgagaaaaagtaacagAAAAGTAACATAACCTTCTATaaaaagttacttttttagagAAAAACGCATTACTgtaacttttaaaagtaactttccccaacactgatagaggtgtgtgtgtgtgtgtgtgtgtgtgtgtgtgtgtgtgtgtgtgtgtgtttagtacGTCGGAAGCTAAAGGTTGTTAAAAGCTTAAACATTCAGAGAACCTCCATTTGAGGCGTATGTTTCATGATAGCACTTtcagaaaaaataatatgcCCTTTATTTTGTGAAAGTAACTGTTATAAATAGTTTAGCTGTCATAATTAGCATTTAGAAGATTTTAAGCATACATACACAATGCTATATGTGTGATATTTTTACAGGTACACTTCATACAGtgtttatttgttgttgttattattatgttGTTTTGCTTTATTGCACAAAATATCAAACTGTCAGTGTCTCTCAAACGAGGCTTCagccaaaaaagaaaaaggtcaATTCCAGCAAAATTACTTTAGCAAGTGCTGACTACATTTACAAtgttttacaatcgctaggacacatttcCCAATACTTAGATCATGTTTTTCATCTTTGCACTGCTGtgaatttcacatttaaaacatgactatatctcgcaattctgactttatatctctca includes these proteins:
- the plag1 gene encoding zinc finger protein PLAG1, whose protein sequence is MATSSPNDCPGGGEHCRVRKRRVEGKVRKNFSCQLCEKAFNSLEKLKVHSYSHTGERPYRCTHTDCTKAFVSKYKLLRHMATHSPEKTHKCSYCEKMFHRKDHLKNHLHTHDPNKEAFSCGECGKSYNTKLGFRRHQALHAAHRGDLTCQVCLQPYPSTPVLLEHLRGHAGKSATATKEKRHQCDQCERRFYTRKDVRRHLVVHTGRKDFLCQYCAQRFGRKDHLTRHVKKSHAHELLRVKAEPVDLMESQSSSGPLSLRFPLGHASYSPPLRAELESYLLELQAEDTPKLNASASGTAEATQSLDFLSPLFNFVPYNQGAVVGGAYNPEEGLLATPLHDTQEPLAISQSNPSYTHPPSLNTTTTLPRFHQAFQ
- the LOC137078575 gene encoding E3 SUMO-protein ligase ZBED1, with product MTESAGKMASSAPSDLVAKKNTTSAVWQYFGFRPNEKGEVVNTDEAICKLCHKKVTARDGNTSNLRSHIRIHHPLTAARMDPSSLSATVLPAHDAGPTTSRSTASTQPTIMGAFGKTTKYKRDSVRWKTCTDAVTKYLAKEMVSFHTVEKKSFKDMVKVLDAQYDLPGRKHFSQTAVPHLYSKVRDNIQVLLTAADSYSLTTDMWSSVNMTPYMSLTVHTITPDWKLESKCLQTTYFPESHTADNLAAALRAALQEWQLDKKKLSAITTDNAANIHAAIRSLHWPWLNCFGHNLNLAVTNALHDQRQKTERALGLCRNIVGAFSHSWQRKHELHKKQVDLGLPNHSLITDCATRWGSKLAMVERILEQAQAIRHVLSDDRRSSLSLTWQDMDVLKAVHEALKPVGDFTDILSGENYVTSSCILPILQLCRDNVLAASENDLQLTKSIKTGILTKLEAKYESDSSRKLMRKCTFLDPRYRGGYETDDNALAETKAELQAEIVSFETASPVAIRVEEGEAQPEPS